In the genome of Cryptomeria japonica chromosome 8, Sugi_1.0, whole genome shotgun sequence, one region contains:
- the LOC131054661 gene encoding F-box/LRR-repeat protein At3g26922-like, with the protein MEIKIDRLSDLPDNLLCCNILSRLPLKDAIRTSLLSHRWKSLWRNIPHIDFSQSFFDSLIRLTCRLAETAEMKSSVKYIENVINNILSLHSTSLESVRFDLSFQGGQNRLGGKILNNVSIEQCIKGAAVKGVKRVSLYYRGMCRRQVPSSLFACELLRVLEMEGFWITEIPSDFRGFLFLKACSLLDVGDLTDARLQQLLALCPHLEKLVIKRCAGLFNLRICAPNLSYLNLGTSSIENFTADCPQLVELKIKDCFMLCKFELNSSPFLQEMEPSDISSLKEIPALKSLKKLSLRIGLDTPFGVLISTFSDLEELKIKDILIQDMVAGEVVSDTAFPKLKKVDVRISSDIWGQKEVGLLDFLLSNAPKLNSMALRHAPVGTTLFTDPEFMSQFMSQI; encoded by the exons ATGGAGATTAAGATTGATAGGTTGAGTGACTTGCCTGACAATTTATTGTGCTGCAATATTCTTTCTCGTCTCCCACTGAAAGATGCCATTCGCACTTCTCTTCTGTCTCACAGATGGAAATCCCTCTGGAGAAACATTCCCCACATCGATTTTTCTCAGTCTTTTTTCGATTCACTCATAAGGCTTACATGCCGCCTTGCAGAAACGGCAGAAATGAAATCCTCTGTTAAGTACATAGAAAATGTGATTAACAATATCCTTTCGCTTCACTCTACCTCTCTTGAGAGTGTGCGGTTTGATCTTTCCTTCCAGGGAGGGCAGAATCGATTAGGGGGAAAAATACTCAACAATGTGAGCATTGAGCAATGCATAAAAGGGGCAGCTGTGAAGGGAGTGAAAAGAGTTTCTCTTTATTACAGGGGAATGTGCAGAAGGCAAGTGCCATCTTCTCTTTTTGCCTGTGAGCTTTTAAGGGTTTTGGAAATGGAGGGTTTCTGGATTACAGAAATACCCAGTGATTTTAGAGGTTTTCTGTTTTTAAAGGCTTGTTCTCTTTTGGATGTTGGTGATTTGACTGATGCGAGACTGCAGCAGCTCTTAGCATTGTGCCCACATCTTGAGAAGTTGGTGATCAAGCGCTGTGCTGGCTTGTTTAATTTGCGAATCTGCGCACCCAATCTCAGTTACTTGAACTTAGGAACTTCTTCTATAGAAAACTTTACAGCAGATTGTCCCCAGTTGGTTGAGCTCAAAATAAAGGATTGTTTCATGTTGTGTAAATTTGAGCTTAATTCCTCCCCTTTTCTGCAAGAAATGGAGCCATCAGATATTTCATCACTTAAAGAGATTCCGGCTTTGAAATCCCTGAAAAAATTATCCCTTCGAATAGGATTAGATACTCCATTTGGAGTACTCATCAGCACATTTTCAGACCTTGAAGAGCTGAAAATCAAAGACATTCTCATCCAG GACATGGTAGCAGGGGAAGTCGTATCAGACACGGCATTCCCAAAACTGAAGAAAGTAGATGTACGTATTTCATCAGACATATGGGGTCAGAAGGAAGTAGGTTTGTTGGATTTCCTTCTTAGCAATGCTCCCAAGTTAAATTCCATGGCTCTCCGTCACGCTCCAGTTGGAACAACATTATTTACTGATCCAGAGTTCATGAGTCAGTTTATGAGTCAGATTTAG